TTGATTTTGGAGAAATGGTAACAAGATTCATAAATCAATCTCCCACTTTTCATCCTGACCACATGAAAAGCAATCAGTCTGGTTGTCCAGTGTTCACAGACATAAAACCAGCTGTGTTTCTTGACTGGGAGCAGTGCTACAAACAGCGCAGCATAAAGACCAAGCAGTTATAGATACTGTTTGGACTCATTTGTGGAGTTCAATTAAAATAACAGATTGatttaaatgtaacaaaaaaaaaaaagaaaatcacaccCAATTATCCCCCTGTAGTTAAACTCGGATCTGGAAACACCCGAATCCAAGGCTCCAGCTGTGTTTCCACGGTAACAATCAAAGAATACATGCTGACAACTTCTAGCAATTTTTTGGTGGGATTGTTTCCTCTCGAATCAAGGACTTACAGTCAGTCTGGCAAGATCCAGAGCCATCATTGGGGCAGAAACGGgtctccagcttcttcctgcccagctggagctgctggggGTCATGCAGCAGCGCCCGACAGGTGTACCTGAACCTTTGCTCTTGCCTTGACCCATCTTGACTGACATTTACTGGCATCCACGGGGTCCAGGGTGTGTTGCGACGAACCTCAGGGCAAGCCTCCAGGTTACAGGCCTTGTACTCCTAGAGAACAGAATCAAGAGAGCTCATCATcactaaataaacaacaactactttttcttttttaaagagctTTATTAAGTAACAATTAACTATAGTCTGtctataaacaaaaaaacattttatcatcttgaataaaaacacagctgtacCGTTTCACATCCTGGACAGTTATTCCCATTCTCACAGTTTCTAGTTCGAGAGTGGACCCCTCCTCCGCATTCAGCACTGCAGTGAGCCCAGGGCCCCCAAGCTGTCCACAGCACAGGCAGCGGACACGGCTTTTTCTCATTGCACAGTCTGAAAGCACAAAATCACGTCATGACTGCAACACAGTCACAGTCCTGTAAGATGATTACATTTCTAGCAGCTGTTATGATTACATTCTCCCCCTTCCTTGTACAAACACATTCCTCCTCACCTTTCCTCCCGGCCCTGACCGACGCATATTCGACCGCCGTGGCGAGGCGAGGGGTTGTTGCAGGATCGCTGCCTTACCTCGAATCCGAtgccacagctgctgctgcactgGCCCCAGGAAGACCAGGGAGTCCAGCCACCATTTCTAAGAAACAGAAGGTAATGTAAATGCTACATGAGGTGAGGATGTGTGCCAATCCGTCAGAATTTAAATGCTAGTAGTCCACTTAAAAAAGTGCAATAAGGCTGatggttttttttccccaatttcTTTACTCCTTCTCATGCAATCACCTGTGAATCTTTGTCCCATCTTTAATCACTTAATGAAGTTCTTTCATACAGCTTGATGAGCTCTTTTGCTACAGCTATTACAGAATTTATAAGGTGCAGTTTCACAGCAGCTTAGGCTAATTACTCTGTCTGGTTTGgttgatgttttaaataaatagcaTTGAGATTCTGAACGTGTCCATCAGAGGAACATACCTTGAACAGTTTGCCACCTGGATGGTCGGGCCTCTGCATTCAGCCCCACCACATCTGGCCACTGGTCCATCACAGAAGCGAGACCGACACAGGCAGCTACTGAAAAAGCCCTCGCCATCATCGTGGTTACAAGGTTGCCACGGTGCCCACGGACCAAAACCGCCATCCTGTGTCAGGTTTCTCACCTCCAGAGAAGATTGAAGAGGGTGTTTGACTTTATCACATTCCTTTAGAGGCACAAATATTACTACGATATCCACAGCTTGCTCTTACTGGGCATTCGGTGATGTTTTGGGTCCACTGGTTCATGTTGGAGCTCTCCTCGATGGTGGTGCAGCGCTTCTGTTTTAGATCCCAGCCACAATAAGGGTCCCGAGCCCCCATGCATTCACTAAGAGGAAAACAGTTAACAAAAGTTTGTTTAAGACACATGGACTATCTTCAACAGGTTTTCTCAATATATAAGGACATAAAAGAGCTGCTGGGACTAAGAACTAATGTACAGTTTATCAGAATATTTGAGAAGTTCATTTATCATCAAGCAATTCATTATGTAAAGTCTGTTTTCCGCCATGCCAAAATATGGCCCAAACGTTCAAATGCGGCCTCTTTACAGTGGAAGTAAACAATGCTTTTAGCTTAATCACCTCTGTCAGCGTTTGTTATGTTCCTTACAGACTTGGATACCCACAAGAGTGTGTCTTTTTTAATGGCACCTCATTTATTCATCACTTTAGTACTAACCTGAGTCAATGGATTTACACATTTACcatcagcacaaaaaaaaaagaaaagaaaagaaaacacacaattatACACTAAATTAAAGATGACAGCTTTTGAATTTGATTCCTAACACCGAGTCCTGAAATTGTTGACAGCTGGCTCATACCGTTCGGTTGGATAGGTGGAGCAGCGCTCTAATGGGATCTTCACCAGTCTGTCATTGAGCCCCACAAACAAGGATCTGTCGTTGTAAAGGATTTGCAGACTCTTTATCGTCCCCACTTGCCCCTCTGGGAGGATCCTGAGCTCCTCCAGGTAGCAGCCATGAAGGCTTTTATTGGTTGTGGCAAGAGCTTTCAGGATGGTGCCATATTCTGACGGAATGAGAAGAAAAGCACAGCAATAAATGagttgaaatatttaaatataaacattactGTTATTTGCAGATCAGCCTTTTCTTGCTCACCAGTGCCAATATACATGACGTGGTAGAGAGCGTCTCGGCCCTGCACGATGTCCACCACCAGCTTGGAGAAGCGCAGGTTGTCCTGGGTGAGCAGGGGGTTGATGGTGACTGGTTGAACCACGTCGCTCATGAGGAAGAGTCGCTGGGCATCCTGGAGGTTGCGCTCAGTCAGGTTTCGCCCTGGGCCGTCCTCCTCTAGCGTGCCACACTGACAAGTCAGAAAGGAGGGATCAGTCTGACGGGTATCAGTACCacacatttagtttttgttcttataATATGCAACAGCAGCTTCATGATTATTATTGCTGCTGCTGTATGTGTGGACTTTCTTGTTTGCTGCTTCATACAGCAGAATTCCTGACAATGAGAATCTGCTGAATGAGTttcctaaaaataaagaatttaaaattaattatgttGTTGTCTCAAAATCTGTTTACTCTTATGAATTTCTGttaattttattccagtctttatGTCACACCTGCTATGTGTTaagttttctgtttctattaGTTCTACTTGCCTCAGTGTTTACACTCCTTGGTTTCTTATGACTTCTTAGTGTCAAACATACTAGTTTTGAAATTGGCAATGTTATTTTGTTCCTTACATGAATGACGGCTTATAAAACTGATTGGCTTATACACTAGTTACACATGTTTCACACTTACAgcataaatgatcattttttttctttttttaggcaATTTTATGGCTGTTTCATAGTTAACCCAATTTCATTTGATTgtccttttttatattttcatcatGTCTTCCATTTTGAgtaagaaaaatgagaaaatatttttgtttaagtaaatatttattcaacAGGGATTAAATgcaaagctaaataaaacagcaaatctTCACTACTAAGTCCCTGAAGTTTGAATTAAATAGTAGTTTACTGGACAACTTGCCAAGCATTTATTTTAAGAGGTATGCTAGAGATCTAGAGATCTGCACTCTTTATCTATGTACTGTAAAGCTTTAAAttccataaaataaaattaaatgcatgctagtttttttaaaggttgCTTACAAACTTTGCAGGGTGGCTTACACATTCTTATGTCTACCAACAAGTTGTCAATAGAAAAGCATTGCTGCATCTGTGGATGCAGTGTGGAATGTTTGCTTGGTTTGATCTGTGAGTTACCTGAAAATTGGGTATGGGGTTTGGGGTGGAGAGCCAAGCAGTGCGAGGATTCTCCTGGTAGCGAAAAGGTCCGTTGAAAGCCAGGGTGATGGCGCTCAGATTGAAGGCACACACAGCAGAAGCTGATATACTGTTCCTGAACGAGGAGAGGGTGTTAATCAGGGTCAGATCTCTATTTAATGTGATAGAAAATAAGAAACATACTTTGGATTAGAACATTAGTGGCATTTCAGGTGCTGTGCTTgtctgttcttttctttgtttaataaatatgaaaatctgaaaacaaaaattttacTGAGAACATATGATGAAAGAAATATATGtacaaaatcaataaataaaataaaaataaaaataaattaataaagtaaaataaagtctgAAAGGGAGTAAGAAAAAGTATATAAATACTTGTCAATCCCTACCATCaatttttctttacagttttttaaatatctacATACAATTATCTACATATCGTTCTGGAAATCACAAACAAGACAACAAATATACAAGTATGattgtcatatatatatataaaccagtCAATTCTCTATTGACATTTTTGTGAAGGGTGATTTCTAAAGTCTTCAAATATACACCTACAAATTGACCATTATCAAACAAGAgagtgttcagtcagaggctacTTCATATCCAGCTGTGCCATATACAATACAgcaacagttttattcattgaCACCTTACAAATGTTTATAATGACTGTTTGTTCtagttctttttattaatttatacatATGTAAAGCCCCACTACTGAatctggcagattttctcactgaggTGCCCCCTGATGACGGCCAAATTAGCATCCGTTTTGCATACTGTCGCTACTCTGAGATCTCACCAGCGAGTAAAAGTCAGTCgtatgttgactcttgtcttatgtcttgctctgtcactttctctctttcttttcctgacTTTCTTGtaggtttctttgctgaataaccatggtgtgcattcaaaatggccgacgTGGTGTCATCTAGTTGTGTCGCAGTGCCAAAAAGTGAAATACTTCTGTACAGTGAAACGCCGggatgaaaaaaatctgtgaagTGTTGTTTCTCAGACTCAAGAAACTGCTGGGCATCGATGGCTTCACAACTATAcgtaaaaaaaatgtcactgttCCATAAAAttgagtcagaagcacagagttttaattTATGTAGTGCTTTAACCTTTGCATCTTCCTTTTTAACTGCAACAATATCCTGCCATTTCCATTTGGAGATTAATCAAGTAATCTTTTCTCTATTCTTTAAGAGTTTTCACAAAAGAACAACCCAAGAAACCATGATTTTCATGATAATTCCCTCATTTGTAAACTCATTTTGTCTCCTTTTATGATGCTGTTAATGAATATACTCACACATTAGTGGTGAAGACTCCATAAATCAGGTCTTGCTCTGGTAAGTAGAAGGTgctctgcagctcattgaaGTAAAAGGGGATCTCTCCGGAGCGAGAGCAGTTAAGGCGGGCCTTCATAAAGGTGGTCCAGGTGTCTTCTAAAAGAAAACGTCCGCCTATGTCGTTCTTACAGACCCGCGCCACTCGAGAGAACACCATCTTCCCACAGTCATTTTCAACCGCGGTTTCTCTCAGGAAGAAGTAGGCGAACCGGCCGATCTCATAAGCAGAGACAAAATGAGGCTCTAGAGGggatgagaggagaggaaaaaaacagttCAGAGACATGGATCAACACAAAGTTGAGGAAAGACACAAACTGGGCTGTGCGTTGGTCACCGTTGAGCCATTTAGAGTTGTACTGGGCAGTGCGCAGTGGCGGCATGTTCCCCAGGCTCCTGTAGATGACAGGGTCACGCCCAGAGAAATCAATCACAGTGGCAGCATACAACTCGCCCTTCTCTGTCATCATGGCGGTGGAGTTATGCCGCGGGTCGTAGGGACAGCGGGCAACACCGTTCACTGTGTCCAGCACCTGACTGATGTTAGAAATCTGGCaacaaaaagggggaaaaaaaatcatctcatTCATATTCAACAAATACCAAAacgcacaaatgaaaaaaatcagtaaACCTTATCTAAAGAAAGGCTGAAGAAATGCTGTTCccatgttatttttttgtcggttttacataaaaacaagatgcCACAGTGGGATATGGCAGCCTGTGGTACCAACCTGCCTGGTTATGCAGACAGGTGTGAAAGCGTTGGTCCCACATGTGAAGAGCGTTCTCCGGTTTATCAGCAAAACACGGATATAGTTTTGACATTCATCCTGCAGAAAAACGCAACACAACTGCTGTCACTTCCACGTGACAGACTGTTTGTTAGTCAGAGTAAAAAGATGATGCATTCGACCTGATTTTGTGACAGAGCACACTACCTCAGATTTGCCCTTGCTCTGACATGAACGCCTAGTGTCTTCACTGGGTGCCCAGGCTGTTGCCTGAGAAAAGAAATTAGATTTGGTTAGGAGaattagaaattattttcttgTACTTGTAATTATAACAACATATAGCTGTGTTAATTGTGCCAGCATAGTTGTTTtcctttattacaaaaataataacacatattattattacatatacaattatttaacaaaatcatGTAACTTTTACATATAAATTAGATGGAAAGTGAGATCATAAAACCATAAGATAAACATCATATCCTCTTAGGTCACATGAAACTGATTTAACTTTATTCAGCaagatgatttatttttcctttgcagTGATTTTGATGTTGACTCCATGCAAAGGGAACatcatatttaaatgtattttatagaTATTGGGAAAACTGTTCTTAGTAGTAAAGAAACTCTGGTTATCACCATATATTAGACTTTACCTGCATTAGGGAGACGTTGCTTAAACTCAGCCGGAAAAGGAAGTTTCTGCAAAAGACATTTTTCCCGAGGTTAAACAGCAGAGTGCAAACAGCAGAAATACATTGtttgtaaatgataaataaatatctgcTGTATATTAGAACTGAATTCTAGTCATTTATGGTATGTTGACTGGCTGTTTGAGCTGTGGGTCAGAGGCCTTGCTTTGAATTTAAGCATAAGatttatcagtgtttcttcagcattaCTGGCTGTTTAACGATGTAAAGTTGTcccatctggtggttttatgacttttacatcctctttGTAAAATGCTAACAGCTTAGACAGATAAAAATTGTCACCCATGTAGGTAGTTGgcgagatgatgctgtatgaatgctGCATTATGGTCGAGAACATGGTAGTGTTGATGTGGAACAGCATATAGGATAAATAGAAGTACATTTAGGTTtacagtaaatgaatgaatgaatgaatgaaaaatactttattaatccctttgcagggaaattcataaCAAATGTTGTTTCTGGTCACCTTGCTCCTACAATGAGCTGGTTTCTGCTCAGGTCCATGGCCAGCTGTGAGAAGTCCTTTGCTCCTGGATGAGAAAACTCAGAAACCCATGACCTCAGTGCTGAAGatgcgggggggggggggggggggggggttaatgGATGAAAAGAAGAGGTAgatggagaagaaaagaaaaaagagaggagaagagaaagaaacatgACACACTGTTCTTCAACAGCTGAAGAGGAACATTTAATGAGCCAAAACTGCAGACAATCTTtacatctatttatttaatttgaattattataTTAAAGTATTGAGAGTATTACTCATATTGTGTATCAGCACAAGAGTAAACACCAGCAGATAGATGTAGATTAATACCAGCTGATGTGGTCTTTGTAAAAGTTTATGTTAATTAATCTCACATAAATTGTGAAGTAACACTTTGAAAGGTTATGAGCAACCACTGTGTCAATATGCCTATTAGTAACAACAGTGAACATCATTCTTTTCTGCTTTCAGCATTTTGAGTCctgatggagaaaaacagcCATCACTTGCACAGCAGAATCCATGCACACGAACATGTTCAAAACACTAATCCTGCAGCTCAGATGGAGAAATAGTTTGTTTGTTGGAGCAGACTGGTTCTAACCCCCCTGTCTCTGACAACCTCAGTTAACAACATACTATTAGAAAGTTAGACTCCACTGCATTCATGTATAAAACATACTCCTGTGTGCGTATTAATGCCCTGTAATTTCATCCACCCTGTATTCTATATGCTATATGTTGGAAAATTTCTATAGCTGACATGCACTCTGCTGCTTATTGTATCAGTCGTGTCTGCCTGATGTAGTTTGCTGTTGTTGGCCTTTTTTAGTATGTTGCTGAGGAAAGGATATACATTTTCACTTGTAGAGTCCAGTGTACATATTGTGTCTGCTTTTTATACAAactttttgggggttttttgtgcttcttttcagttttagttAACTTTCAACCACATTTTTTAGTGTCATATCCAAGCTGCTAATCTTCACAATTCTTCATCATGCACAAAGTAAGAGCAATGCAATTTGATACCTATTTAATCCAGAGCTGCCACTGGTGTCAGCCACACCTGCAGCCATTCCCAGAGGGGGTGGACATTGGTGATGCTCTGAAAATGTCATTGGAGGCCTAGTGGTCAGGAGTCAGACTGGACCTCATGATGAATAactaatctatttttatttttattgctgcaGGACCTCTAAAGGCACACCAGAAATCACTATTGAGCACAAGAGATCCACTAGACTAAATGGTTAAGTGTCTTTCTGTCTactctttttattattgttacaccatttttgtgttattttagtttaCATGATTCTTGCATTTTTGATGTGCTAAAATGTAATATGATGAATGCAAGCCAAGCAGAAAACCATTACATATAAGGCTTTAAACACTTATGGGTAAAGTTAAATGCACTTGGTACATCACAAAAATGCACGCTAGTATCGACCTTAGTGTCCAAAAGGAATTATTCCTTATGATGAATTGCCTGGTCAGCAAGGATTCATGTATGAGTGAGTGATTTTTGACAAAGATTATTTTAACAGCTAGTTAAGTTGTCACCAACCTGAACCGGTGCACTGAGATCATTAATGGTTAGTGCTTTAGTTGAGAAAAAATAGTTCCTACATAAAGTTAAATAagcctaaaaaaataaaagcagcgctgttaaaataaaaatagaatgaaaatatttatttagagtGTTAGAGTTTATTTAGAGCTCCATTACAACTGAGAAAGGGCAAACTTCCCAAGAGCCAAAATACCGATACAATATCCGGAGAGGCCATCTGTCCTTTGTGCTTGCTCTTCTTTCACTTGTTTAACATCCATGGTTTGCAACTTCACCCCCTTTGTGTTAATGGTGCATATTGTATTTAATGTTAGCTGAAACTGAACATAGCAAATGTGATGCTTCGCATCATCAGTGTCCCTCCTTCAATATAGATGTCAAAAATCATAAGATAAGACAGCTGATACTGATGCTCTCACCTTGGTAGGAGGCAACAGGATGTTCTTTTCTGCTGCACTCTGCAGGTTTGATTTGTGGCTGCTCGGACAGACATGTAGACCAACAGATGACCAGGACGAGACCACAGGAGGACAGGGCCAATGCCCCCCACCCTGAAGTAACCATAGTTACAACATTCAGTCTTCTATCAGGTTCTCAAGAATCACCTGTGGGAGCAAAGAGGAATATCTGTCAATTCAAACACAGATGAACAAATCAATCTTGTCAGCAGtcaacaaaaatgtaattttaaattttatgttaGACTGAGCTTAGGCTTGAACACCCTCCCTTGTctctgtcccccccccccccccctttccaTCCATCAAAATCAGTTTTGCCAGTCCAGCACCCCACTGTCCCTGTTCTGCCTCTTGTCTGTCTGCTCTGGGTGTTCAGCTCCTCATTGTCAGCAGGACTCAGTCATGGCTAATTCGCCTCAAAAGGCTGGGGCTGCCAATCTCCCCAAAGGCGACTCTCAAACCAAGGGTGCCATCAACAGAGCTCTTTCTGACTGAGAGGACCTATTCAGAATGATCCTGGGCTCACAGCCAAACAGAGGGCGTGAACTCTGAACTGAGCCACATGAGCAGTTTTGTATCAGCATCAAAATCCATTTAGTACATCAAATCTGCTCAAAGATGATGATCTGGTGTACAGGAATCATGCTTTAGCAAAGATTTACACATAAATAAGCCTGCTAATATCAGCCATACCTAATTGCAGCacaaaaagagattaaaagGGAGCAAAGCTGCATAAACCAACATaggttttagtattttattcaGCTGATAGTTGTAACTTGGACTCTGTTCCTGTGCAGTATGCTTTGATTTAGAGAAACCTGAGACATGAAAGCAGTTCAAATGACTGATGGAGCACTACAAGCTGCTATGCTGTCACCTGTGGTCTGTTCAGAGGACAAAAGGTTGGACGCTGAGTACTTTTGATGATGAAATACTTGAAGCTGAGCATTAAACCTTTTTAACAGAGTCTACTCTTGTTAGCATGCAGGGAATTGTCAGTTTGATGCTTCTGTGGGCTACAAGATTCAAAACAGTGAATGTCTGTGTGTCTGCTGCTCTCTGGGAGAACTGAATATGTGCAGGCAGAAGTTTTCCAACCTGCTGGGTTTTACATTGCTGCTTAATGAAGCGACAGGAACAGAGCTAGCACTACTGGCCCTTTGTTATGGGCCTGTGCTCCTCTCGCCTTGCAAAGGCCGGCTAGTGAGAGGCCTAATGTTCTGGGATTTGTCTATTCAGTACAATGAAGGGGAGAAGGAGCAGACATCAGTCTGATTCCTCAGTGGTGCTCTGAAATGTATACACATGCAGACTCTCACACTGTCTTGGATAAAAGCAAAGACTCTCATCATCAGATAGGTTGTGAACTAACTAGTGTTTTCAGATCTGCCAGTCGTTGCAGTGTGACAATGAGAGGTCACATATCAGCACTTCTGTTACcttgtttataaataaatgagctGCAAATATACCGTGTAAGTCAGGCTAAGCTAATCTGGATAATTGAAAATCAGCTTTCCTGCAGCCACAAGCTTATTAgaacattcacacattcatgcaGCAGTCCGGGTTGGAAAAACACCACAAAGCCATAAAAACTTATGAGGAGATTAGACATACAGTCTCAGATTCATGTGACCTGTGTATGtttggattgtgtgtgtgtgtgtgtgtgtgtgtgtgtgtgtgtggttggggagGGGGGGACCACAGGAACACGAAGCAAAACATGTGACCTCCCACAGGAGGAGCCCTGCCAAGATGTGCCAAGATGTGGTGTGACTCACAGCATGCATTgatacagaaatgtgggacaggtGTATCTGTTAGCTTCTGTTACAGTTCTATTTACCTGGAGGTTTCTCTCTGGACTAAACCCCCTCTCTTCCTGCCTATACGTCCTCTAGGAGAATTAAACTCAGTCAAATGGAGAAAAGAGACTCTGCATAGCTTGCTTCACACTACATACCATAGTGTCTAAAATAGCATTTATTGCATCATAAGGATGAAAACCATGTAACAAAACAAGCTTACACTGATCCTGATGAGACGCCCTGGTGACCACTATGAACCACTACATGTATCTTCGTCTTGAGAGAGGGGTCTGTTGTCCATCATCTCCTAGGATGTAAACAAATTCTTACAATAGGAACAGCGGTGCTCCCCTCCTCTTTAACCTTATATAGACATTTCACCTGCAATTTTATTCTGCCTTGACATTTATTACTGGCACTTCATTTGTTCCTCAAATACTTTCCACTTTATAGTAAAATTATAAACTCTTCCCTTTGGATTTATTTCAAATGGTACTCTCTTTGTGTGTCTTGTAAGGTCATTTGTAGCTTCTACAAAGCCCATGAAGATACTATATGATGTCATTCTGGGAGCTCCTCAATCCCCATTACCCTCAGAGAGATCCTGGAACTTCTTGATCCAAAACCACTAACAACACCATATCATTTCAACTCCACTgatacagcattaaaaaaattacgCTGTCCTTTCATCTCTCTACTGCTGGCTGCCACATAAGTTCAAAGCATGATCAATCCGCCTTCATGCTTTACCAGTGGAGAGGGCAGCTCTGCACACTGTTGCCaatacacacattaaaaaaatgtttttttaatcttcagcAAATATTTGGTTTCCAAAATTCCATCGTGtgtgtttagatgttttttgCAAACTCCAAAATTCACCGTGTACATGTGGTGCATCACCACCCCAGTCTGATCCTCTTTGACATGTTGCACATGTCAAAAACAGgatctgatttttatttcttatcatATACAAACTCCAACGTTCAGAAAGATTTCTTGCTCTTCCTGCAAGCTTCCATTTCTTTTCAAACTAAGAAAACAGCAAGCTGAAAACACTTTGCTTTCCTCTGCTTTGTGGGCATTAATTATCTTCATTATGTGCTCCAAGGACTCATCTAGGCACCTACTTCTGAGAAAAGTGTGACTCATTGCCATTTGATGCATTAAGTCTAGATGCTGACTGCTTTTTTACTCCTcagattatttaatttgaataatttttgaGTAGTgattcatgaaaataaatgttttatttagttcttATGATCTATTAACAGCTCCACCCCACAAATGCTTAAGTTAATAAGAGTCTCCAGACTTTTTCCTTCAGTTCTGCATCTCAGCAGAAGTGTTGTGACATATTAACAAGTGTTTGGAGAGAGTAAAAGTGCTCCTGCAAAACTTTGTCACAGCTGAATAAACTTTACTTAGAGCTGAAGTTTTGTCCAACTCTCAGTTACTGGATCATGcctagaagattttttttttccatgtgccATTTTTAACAACTGCTTTAATTCAAATATCAGACATGGATCAACACTGACATGCATGAAGCTGAATTTGGTCTGGATGTGGCTAATTTCAGTATTGTTGCCAGGAGCGGATTAGCCAAGCTTGTTAAGGATGACATGTAGTTATGCATTTAAAATGGTATATAAAGGTTAATACAGCATATTATAAGTTTAGCTTATGACATTTCTCTACAGGAGAGGTTTGATGATTTTTTATCTGCACTGACAATTGCAATTGATTAAAATTAGGGGACAAATATTGCCATATCGGATACTGTGAAAATTCCAGTATGAGAATAATTATATTTCTCAGCTTCAAAATTGGCCTAATTATCTTTCTATGTGGCCCtgcgatagactggtgacctgtccggGGTCTAGCCTGTCTCTtgcctgctaaatgctgggataagctccagcccCCACGACCCAGAATTGGACTATGCGGtataaagaatgaatgaatgcctttctatatatttagttatttatttactaaatatGGGATTTCATCTTTTAAAACCCAAGGTCTTCCAGTTGGAGGAATTTGAGAACAGATgaccaaactgtgccaaaatggccTGAACTGTCTAAACTAAACTCTCtcaaattttgtttatttgtgccaTTTTCaattattcttcaccagtagcACATATGCTCATATTTGCAAATTTTAACAAATCTCCCAAATGTTCTCTTTACTGTGACTCGGAAAGTATTTAGCTGCAAAGATACATTTATGTAAATTTTTGAGCAGGGGCCTTAAAGTAGGCACAGGGCTCAAAGGGTTCAATGCTTTGCAAATCTTTAAATTCTCTTCTTATGTGTATTTTCCACTGT
This DNA window, taken from Melanotaenia boesemani isolate fMelBoe1 chromosome 24, fMelBoe1.pri, whole genome shotgun sequence, encodes the following:
- the LOC121635906 gene encoding semaphorin-5B-like isoform X1, with the protein product MVTSGWGALALSSCGLVLVICWSTCLSEQPQIKPAECSRKEHPVASYQALRSWVSEFSHPGAKDFSQLAMDLSRNQLIVGARNFLFRLSLSNVSLMQATAWAPSEDTRRSCQSKGKSEQLCCVFLQDECQNYIRVLLINRRTLFTCGTNAFTPVCITRQISNISQVLDTVNGVARCPYDPRHNSTAMMTEKGELYAATVIDFSGRDPVIYRSLGNMPPLRTAQYNSKWLNEPHFVSAYEIGRFAYFFLRETAVENDCGKMVFSRVARVCKNDIGGRFLLEDTWTTFMKARLNCSRSGEIPFYFNELQSTFYLPEQDLIYGVFTTNVNSISASAVCAFNLSAITLAFNGPFRYQENPRTAWLSTPNPIPNFQCGTLEEDGPGRNLTERNLQDAQRLFLMSDVVQPVTINPLLTQDNLRFSKLVVDIVQGRDALYHVMYIGTEYGTILKALATTNKSLHGCYLEELRILPEGQVGTIKSLQILYNDRSLFVGLNDRLVKIPLERCSTYPTERECMGARDPYCGWDLKQKRCTTIEESSNMNQWTQNITECPVRNLTQDGGFGPWAPWQPCNHDDGEGFFSSCLCRSRFCDGPVARCGGAECRGPTIQVANCSRNGGWTPWSSWGQCSSSCGIGFEVRQRSCNNPSPRHGGRICVGQGREERLCNEKKPCPLPVLWTAWGPWAHCSAECGGGVHSRTRNCENGNNCPGCETEYKACNLEACPEVRRNTPWTPWMPVNVSQDGSRQEQRFRYTCRALLHDPQQLQLGRKKLETRFCPNDGSGSCQTDSLVEDLAKTSSRTFSQPQGARWGSWETWSSCSQQCSGGFRTRKRSCSTSEGRTNPGACVGSPVEYQDCNIQPCPVSGVWSCWSSWSQCSSSCGGGHYHRTRTCNSPPPANGGDICIGLHTEEALCNTHICEGWGEWTDWGDCDEEGLQHRTHRCGEDQEVNLCQGNLTQSRPCQPHEVPVILHGQEEQSCGTFTLFQLVAVGAASFFAAALLSGLAYSYCHNMNRPSVESAVIHPSTPNHLTYTKQGKATPKNEKYIPMEFKTLNKNNLHVNDETCNHFSSPLPSSNMFTTTYYPPCVSKYDFRPDSPCYMHS
- the LOC121635906 gene encoding semaphorin-5B-like isoform X2 translates to MVTSGWGALALSSCGLVLVICWSTCLSEQPQIKPAECSRKEHPVASYQALRSWVSEFSHPGAKDFSQLAMDLSRNQLIVGARNFLFRLSLSNVSLMQATAWAPSEDTRRSCQSKGKSEDECQNYIRVLLINRRTLFTCGTNAFTPVCITRQISNISQVLDTVNGVARCPYDPRHNSTAMMTEKGELYAATVIDFSGRDPVIYRSLGNMPPLRTAQYNSKWLNEPHFVSAYEIGRFAYFFLRETAVENDCGKMVFSRVARVCKNDIGGRFLLEDTWTTFMKARLNCSRSGEIPFYFNELQSTFYLPEQDLIYGVFTTNVNSISASAVCAFNLSAITLAFNGPFRYQENPRTAWLSTPNPIPNFQCGTLEEDGPGRNLTERNLQDAQRLFLMSDVVQPVTINPLLTQDNLRFSKLVVDIVQGRDALYHVMYIGTEYGTILKALATTNKSLHGCYLEELRILPEGQVGTIKSLQILYNDRSLFVGLNDRLVKIPLERCSTYPTERECMGARDPYCGWDLKQKRCTTIEESSNMNQWTQNITECPVRNLTQDGGFGPWAPWQPCNHDDGEGFFSSCLCRSRFCDGPVARCGGAECRGPTIQVANCSRNGGWTPWSSWGQCSSSCGIGFEVRQRSCNNPSPRHGGRICVGQGREERLCNEKKPCPLPVLWTAWGPWAHCSAECGGGVHSRTRNCENGNNCPGCETEYKACNLEACPEVRRNTPWTPWMPVNVSQDGSRQEQRFRYTCRALLHDPQQLQLGRKKLETRFCPNDGSGSCQTDSLVEDLAKTSSRTFSQPQGARWGSWETWSSCSQQCSGGFRTRKRSCSTSEGRTNPGACVGSPVEYQDCNIQPCPVSGVWSCWSSWSQCSSSCGGGHYHRTRTCNSPPPANGGDICIGLHTEEALCNTHICEGWGEWTDWGDCDEEGLQHRTHRCGEDQEVNLCQGNLTQSRPCQPHEVPVILHGQEEQSCGTFTLFQLVAVGAASFFAAALLSGLAYSYCHNMNRPSVESAVIHPSTPNHLTYTKQGKATPKNEKYIPMEFKTLNKNNLHVNDETCNHFSSPLPSSNMFTTTYYPPCVSKYDFRPDSPCYMHS